Proteins encoded by one window of Sus scrofa isolate TJ Tabasco breed Duroc chromosome 12, Sscrofa11.1, whole genome shotgun sequence:
- the GP1BA gene encoding platelet glycoprotein Ib alpha chain, with the protein MPLLLLLLLLPGPSHPHSICEVTKVASQVEMNCENKTLKAPPPDLEAETTNLHLGENPLGTFSTSSLVYLPRLTQLHLGKCQLTRLQVDGKLPRLETLRLAHNKLKSLPSLGQALPALVTLDVSFNELASLSPGVLDGLSHLQELYLRGNRLKTLPPGLLAPTPKLKKLNLAENQLKELPPGLLDGLEEPDTLYLQGNWLRTIPEGFFGSHLLPFAFLHDNPWLCDCAILYFTRWLQTNNVYEWKEGVDVKVMTPNVRSVRCSNSDPAEFVYTYKGEGCPTLSPEDSLDYDVYDDEVPAAKAAPASTSSRHTWAPTTSWGLLYSAPTTPLHNHTPYSPSTEEEATAPRAAGTTMSFATLELSPEPLTTTPEPLTTTPEPLTTTPEPLTTTPEPLTTTPEPLTTTPEPLTTTPEPLTTTPEPLTTTPEPLTTTPEPLTTTPEPTTPTALEPRTTLKAPEPTIFLTSTGLPSALEFTVTTSSEYVNLSKSFGLAPENLDSSRNDPFLNLDSCCLSLVFYVLGLLWLLFSSLILILLLIWVRQVKPQALATATHTTHLELQRERQVTVPRAWLLSLQGSLPTFRSSLFLWVRPNGRVGPLLRGRRPSALSQARGQDLLGTVGFRYSGHSL; encoded by the coding sequence ATGCCTCTCCTCCTCTTGCTGCTCCTGCTGCCAGGCCCGTCACACCCCCACTCCATCTGTGAGGTCACCAAAGTGGCCAGCCAGGTGGAAATGAACTGTGAGAACAAGACGCTGAAGGCGCCGCCTCCAGATCTGGAAGCAGAAACCACCAACCTCCACCTGGGTGAGAACCCGCTGGGCACCTTCTCCACCTCGTCCCTGGTGTATCTGCCTCGCCTCACGCAGCTGCATCTGGGGAAGTGCCAGCTGACCCGCCTGCAGGTGGACGGGAAGCTGCCGCGCCTGGAGACCCTGAGGCTCGCCCACAACAAGCTGAAAAGCCTGCCCTCACTGGGCCAGGCGCTGCCGGCGCTGGTCACCCTGGACGTCTCCTTCAACGAGCTGGCCTCCTTGTCTCCTGGCGTCCTGGATGGCCTGAGCCACCTCCAGGAGCTCTACTTGCGGGGCAACAGGCTGAAGACTCTGCCCCCTGGCCTCCTGGCGCCCACCCCGAAGCTGAAGAAGCTCAACCTGGCAGAAAACCAGTTGAAGGAGCTGCCCCCCGGGTTGCTGGATGGGTTGGAGGAACCCGACACGCTCTACCTCCAAGGAAACTGGCTGCGCACGATCCCAGAGGGCTTCTTCGGGAGCCACCTCCTGCCTTTCGCTTTCCTCCACGACAACCCCTGGCTCTGTGACTGCGCGATTCTCTATTTCACACGCTGGCTGCAGACCAACAACGTGTACGAATGGAAGGAGGGCGTGGACGTCAAGGTCATGACACCCAACGTGCGGAGTGTGCGCTGCAGCAACTCGGACCCGGCCGAGTTCGTCTACACCTACAAAGGGGAGGGCTGCCCCACCCTGAGCCCTGAGGACAGCCTAGACTATGACGTCTACGATGACGAGGTGCCTGCCGCCAAGGCTGCGCCTGCGAGCACCTCGTCCCGCCACACCTGGGCCCCCACCACCTCCTGGGGCCTGCTTTACTCTGCCCCTACTACGCCCCTACACAACCACACGCCCTACTCGCCTTCAACTGAGGAAGAGGCCACAGCCCCAAGGGCTGCAGGAACCACCATGTCCTTTGCAACTCTAGAACTCAGCCCAGAGCCCCTCACAACCACCCCAGAGCCCCTCACAACCACCCCAGAGCCCCTCACAACCACCCCAGAACCCCTCACAACCACCCCAGAACCCCTCACAACCACCCCAGAGCCTCTCACAACCACCCCGGAGCCCCTCACAACCACCCCGGAGCCCCTCACAACCACCCCAGAGCCCCTCACAACCACCCCGGAACCCCTCACAACCACCCCGGAGCCCCTCACAACCACCCCGGAGCCTACAACCCCGACAGCCCTGGAGCCCCGCACAACCCTGAAGGCCCCAGAGCCAACCATATTCTTAACTTCCACAGGACTCCCTAGTGCCTTAGAATTCACCGTGACCACCAGCTCTGAATATGTCAACCTCTCGAAGTCCTTCGGGCTGGCCCCAGAGAACCTGGACAGCTCAAGAAACGACCCTTTTCTCAACTTGGACTCTTGCTGCCTCTCCCTGGTCTTCTATGTCTTGGGTCTCCTCTGGctcctgttttcctctctgatcCTCATCCTGCTGCTGATCTGGGTCCGGCAGGTGAAACCACAggccctggccacagccacgcacACCACGCATCTAGAGCTGCAGAGGGAAAGGCAGGTGACGGTGCCCCGGGCCTGGCTGCTTTCCCTCCAAGGCTCGCTCCCCACTTTCCGCTCTAGCCTCTTCCTGTGGGTGCGGCCTAATGGCCGCGTGGGGCCTCTGCTCCGGGGGCGGCGGCCCTCAGCCCTGAGTCAGGCTCGTGGTCAGGACCTGCTGGGGACAGTGGGCTTTAGGTACTCAGGCCACAGCCTCTGA